The window AGCTTCGATGGCTTTGCAAGGATTGTCTCTGATATATTTATTTTCCCTATGTCGTGGAGAAGCCCCATCATTTTAAGTGAGTGCAGTTTTTTAGGTTCTTGCTGATATTCAGGCAGTTTACTCGCAAGGTCAACAGCGTAATTACTGACTCTCTCACTATGACCAAAAGTATATGCATCTTTAGCTTCAACAGAAACGATAAACGTTTTAACAACTTGCTCAATCGATTCATCAGCAGATTTAGATATAATCGAAACCAAATTTAAATAAAGACCAAGTAGTTTTTTGTATAGGATATGACTGAAAGTTGCAAGAATGATGTAAAGAAGAATTCGGTTCGAGAGATCAATAGAATCAAAGGTGGTATTTGGAATCAATGGAAAGTATAAATCGAGGGTAATCATACTGACTAATCCAAGAACGGAATATATCAATAAAGAAATAATATCGCCATATAGTGCAGATATTAAAGGTATCAAAAGGAAAAAACTCCATGCTTCCCTATAACCCGAACCAAAATATAAACATATGACTACAAAACAAACAAAGCATAAAGTTATATGTTTCAATATTGATACAGGAAGTTCAGAAAATTTATTTAATGAATACGTAATAACGCAAATGACTAGACAAAGTAATAAAATCCCAATATTTGCTCTTGAGTAAGGCAAGTGCATAACCCTAAAAAGATAATTCCAAGTAATACTTAAGATTAAATATACAAAACCAACTTGTAAAATGTTGTTATTTAGGTTACCTTGATGAATTTTGTAAAAGGACAAGAGTAGTTTATTTTGCTCGGTATTCCCCATATAGAAAGTCCATCCCAAATGATTTATTTGAACTTCATTGTATCATTTTTAATAATGATAAACTATGAAATCTTAACTTCCTATAGTAAAAAAGAACTAGTAATGATACAATTTGTATCATAAAATGATTATTCTTAATAAATTACGACATTCTTCTATAATTAAAGAGAAAAAATAAAAAGGAGTGTTATTTTATGAGTAATAATTTGAGCTATAACTACAGTTTTTATGAAGCTTTTGGTAAAGAAAGAGATAACGCTATTCGGCTTCATCATCAAAGATATCAGGAGGTGGGTTTTTTTGGAAAAGACGATAAGGATCCCTATGAAACTAATTCTACCTATTTTGTCGCAGAATCGATAACGGAGAAGAAGATTGT is drawn from Paenibacillus sp. V4I7 and contains these coding sequences:
- a CDS encoding HD-GYP domain-containing protein, with product MGNTEQNKLLLSFYKIHQGNLNNNILQVGFVYLILSITWNYLFRVMHLPYSRANIGILLLCLVICVITYSLNKFSELPVSILKHITLCFVCFVVICLYFGSGYREAWSFFLLIPLISALYGDIISLLIYSVLGLVSMITLDLYFPLIPNTTFDSIDLSNRILLYIILATFSHILYKKLLGLYLNLVSIISKSADESIEQVVKTFIVSVEAKDAYTFGHSERVSNYAVDLASKLPEYQQEPKKLHSLKMMGLLHDIGKINISETILAKPSKLTDEEYEIIKTHTVVGAKMVEKISVLGTLREGVLYHHERWDGLGYPSGIKGEEIPLEARILAIADAFDAMTSNRAYRDAMSTNQAFQRLIEGKGTFYDPRLIDVLTPHQLSWLKLFKQLNNEIDEFETLMNLI